The Nicotiana tabacum cultivar K326 chromosome 1, ASM71507v2, whole genome shotgun sequence genome segment TCTCTCAGCTCTTTGAATATTACTCTAGATTAGATCATCTGTTTTCCGATTTTCTTCGATTGTTCAATTCTATTGAAGGGCTAACATCTCCAAGGTTCTTTGTGTCTATTCTTTGCTTTTATTCCCTTGGCTATTTGATTCTAAGGAACGATTAATTTGCACTCATCCTTGTTTTAAGACAGCATCAAGAAAAAAGGTTGTTTATTTTCTCTACTTCACTGTCCTCTCTGCTCTCGGGTCTTTTCCTGAAGAAACTTACTTTGTGTGTTAACATCTTCATAATGCTTTGAagttacttgtttattttattagaaGATCTCATCATCTCTTGCACTTCAAATTGGTCCTACAGAAACGAAGATGGGGAGGCTGCTGGAGCATGTATTGGTGTTTTGGGTCTCAGAAACAGACAAAGCGAATCGGACATGCAGTTTTTGTTCCTGAAACAACAGCCCCTGGGGCAGATAGACCTGCTGCTGATAATTCAACTCAAGCTCCTTCTATAGTGCTTCCCTTCATTGCCCCTCCCTCATCTCCTGCTTCTTTCTTGCCATCAGAACCTCCTTCCGCAACCCACTCACCAGTTGGCTCGAAATGCCTTTCCTCTATGTCTACATATTCTCCCAGTGGACCTGCCTCGATTTTTGCTATTGGGCCATATGCTCATGAACCTCAACTGGTATCTCCACCTGTATTCTCTACATTCACCACTGAACCATCAACTGCTCCGTTTACCCCTCCACCTGAGTCAGTCCACTTGACTACACCCTCATCGCCTGAGGTACCATTTGCTAAGCTTCTTGACCCCAATCACCAAAATGTTGATGCTGGTAATAGATTTCCTTTTGCTCagtatgaatttcaatcatatcAACTTCAACCAGGGAGTCCAGTCAGCAATTTGATATCGCCTGGGTCAGCCATTTCTGTATCTGGAACCTCATCTCCGTTTCTTGACAGTGAGTCTAATCCTGGACGCCCTCAGTTCCTGAACCTGGAGAAGATAGCCCCTCACGAATGGGGATCACGGCAAGGATCTGGGACTTTGACCCCTGATGCAGTATACCCCAAGTATCATGACAGTTTCCTTCTCAATCATCAGAACTCTGGTGTTCCTCGTCTTTTGAAGCCGCTTAATGGGTGGAAAAATGATCTAACAGTGGTCGACCATAGAGTTTCTTTCGAGATAACTGCAGAAGACGTAGTGAGGTGTGTGGAAAAGAAGCCAACGATGTTAATGAAAACTGGATCGATGTCTCTCCAGGATGTAGAGCGTAACACTAAACAAGAGGCAAACCTGGCTGAGATGTCAAATGGACAGGAGTGCGACGGGAATGAGCCTTCCAGTGAAACACGTGAGGGATCTTCTGCTGATGGAGAAGATGGACAGAGGCACCAGAAGCAAAGATCGATCACTCTTGGATCCTCAAAGGAATTTAACTTTGACAATGTGGATGGAGGATATCCTGATAAAGCTACTATTGGCTCTGATTGGTGGGCCAACGAGAAGGTTCTCGGGAAGCAGGGTGGGTCAAGCAATAACTGGATCTTCCCTATGATGCAGCCCGGCATCAGCTAACTGGTTATATCGCTTTGGTAAGTCCACACCATACTAATAAGCTGCTGCTCAGTTGCCCTACATTTCAACAAAACCAGCAGCAAATACCGCAACTCTTGGTATCAAAATGTACAAGGATGAGGTGTTGAAGTGCAGCAGGACTGATATAGGAACCGATGCGAAGGCTGTTTTTTGGGCACTTCCTGAACTTAGGGATGCATTGTAGGAATTACCATTTGATAAACTAGTTTTGCTCCCCTCAGTGAGAGTTTTACATTTAACTAGTTAGAATCTACATTTTAGCTTTTTTCATCTTTTATGTATAAAACATAAATAATTGCTAGAACAGTGTagcagatgatgatgatgataatctTCATGTAGTTTTCATTGGAATACAATCTTTCTTCACCAAGTTGTCATGAATTAGCAAATGTCCATTTGCTTATAAGATTAAGACTTAAAAATCTGATCCAAGCCATACTTTATAAAATAGTAGACTAGCTAATTTCAAACCAAAATTCAACTAACTATTAATAATCCAACCTTAAATTTGACAACCAGCTTGCCAATCCAAGTCTTGTGGGTTAATCTGGCAAAATGGttcaaagaaaacagttaaccacccatattatccattaaaaaatgggttgtATAACGAACTATTTAAAAATGGGTCAATTatagataagaaccatattatccatttagaaaatggataaccaatggataaccactgggtctaacttttacatttgtaaaacctcaaattggaggttcctcaagttagggagactaagaattatcccaaaagtgatcatatgcaaaAGTCATGAATAATATggttatccatattatccgccagTTAACCCGTTtcttatccgtattaaatatgggtcggatcggataatttacccgttttttcattacccgttttcaacccgaaccatatccgacccgacccacaTGTTTGCCACTCCTACGGCATTGAACAACCAGACTCAaaagactaaaagaaaagaacagTATGAAACAGAACTACTGCTGCTGGTACCCAAAGGATTGATTTATGTTGTGTGGTTCCTTTGCTTTTTCCGGGTATTTGCTATTTTGTACAAACACATATGTTGGGTAGCTCTGTCCACCAACGTTTAAGCATATGCGAAGAAGTCACTTAGCTTTTATTTTCTTCGTTAGCATTTAATTTTGGTCTAGCGTATTGATAACAATTCTGGTTATCCATTTCATGGATTGTTAAACCACATTCTTGGTGCAATTCACGATTTGTAACACTTCCATATATATGTcacaaatttgatgttttatggtTTTCTGACCCTAGTTAAATTTTTTCTATTCTCAATAAATTTTGTGGGAAAAAGAAACTTCTGAAATTAC includes the following:
- the LOC107814830 gene encoding uncharacterized protein At1g76660 translates to MRRVNGEQRGVDRTLETINAAATAIASVENRVPQAYVQKRRWGGCWSMYWCFGSQKQTKRIGHAVFVPETTAPGADRPAADNSTQAPSIVLPFIAPPSSPASFLPSEPPSATHSPVGSKCLSSMSTYSPSGPASIFAIGPYAHEPQLVSPPVFSTFTTEPSTAPFTPPPESVHLTTPSSPEVPFAKLLDPNHQNVDAGNRFPFAQYEFQSYQLQPGSPVSNLISPGSAISVSGTSSPFLDSESNPGRPQFLNLEKIAPHEWGSRQGSGTLTPDAVYPKYHDSFLLNHQNSGVPRLLKPLNGWKNDLTVVDHRVSFEITAEDVVRCVEKKPTMLMKTGSMSLQDVERNTKQEANLAEMSNGQECDGNEPSSETREGSSADGEDGQRHQKQRSITLGSSKEFNFDNVDGGYPDKATIGSDWWANEKVLGKQGGSSNNWIFPMMQPGIS